The following are encoded together in the Fibrobacter sp. UWB13 genome:
- a CDS encoding DUF971 domain-containing protein, whose product MIQPKKVFRTKEGKLGFEWNDGSRGACDARTLRLACPCALCVDEHTGEKLLDDSTVPLDVKLEHIQSIGRYAVGLSFSDGHRSGIYPYDKLKELTKSA is encoded by the coding sequence ATGATTCAGCCAAAGAAAGTATTCAGGACAAAAGAGGGCAAGCTCGGCTTTGAATGGAACGACGGCAGCCGAGGCGCTTGCGATGCCCGTACGCTCCGCTTAGCTTGTCCGTGCGCACTTTGTGTGGACGAACATACAGGCGAAAAACTCCTCGATGATTCGACTGTTCCCTTGGATGTAAAGCTTGAACATATCCAGTCTATAGGTCGTTATGCCGTTGGTCTTTCTTTTAGTGATGGCCATCGTTCGGGAATTTACCCGTATGATAAACTTAAGGAATTGACGAAATCCGCATAA
- a CDS encoding lysophospholipid acyltransferase family protein, with the protein MKTKLLATLGALWMRSLRIRLRVPDDFRPGILGLWHKDLLASTAAFKDKNVHILVSQSNDGEFFAQAAKQLHYEVTRGSDTHGATNVRHLLKSLKNDRFVGMALDGPHGPALQVKPGSLWLSKASGRPLWLFCIKYGRHFRLNGWDNFIIPLPLTAIDIEIKYLLPENNSKKETQP; encoded by the coding sequence ATGAAGACAAAATTGCTTGCAACGCTCGGCGCCCTCTGGATGAGGAGCCTCCGCATCCGCCTACGCGTGCCCGACGACTTCCGCCCGGGAATCCTTGGACTTTGGCACAAGGATCTGCTTGCAAGCACCGCCGCCTTCAAGGATAAGAACGTTCACATTCTCGTCTCGCAATCAAACGACGGTGAATTCTTCGCCCAGGCAGCCAAGCAGCTCCATTACGAAGTTACCCGCGGTTCCGACACGCACGGAGCCACAAACGTCCGCCATTTGCTCAAGTCACTCAAAAACGACCGTTTTGTTGGCATGGCACTCGACGGTCCGCACGGCCCCGCTCTCCAGGTAAAACCGGGTTCCCTATGGCTTTCTAAGGCGAGCGGTCGCCCTCTTTGGCTTTTTTGCATCAAGTATGGCAGGCATTTTCGCTTAAATGGATGGGATAATTTCATAATTCCTCTTCCATTGACAGCAATTGACATCGAAATTAAGTATCTTTTGCCCGAAAATAATTCAAAAAAGGAAACACAGCCGTGA
- the ispH gene encoding 4-hydroxy-3-methylbut-2-enyl diphosphate reductase has protein sequence MKKIVLATPRGFCAGVDRAIHVVEKAIEKFGTPIYVRHEIVHNKFVVDTLKGKGVVFVDELDQVPEGSVVIFSAHGVAEHIYEEAKARNLQVLDASCPLVLKVHFSAKRHYNAGRHIILIGHAGHAEVEGTLGQLPEGAITLIRNEKDAETVEVPADKELAYITQTTLSVAETRKIIEALKRRFPEIIGPEAGDLCYATGNRQAAVLELCSVVDMLLVVGAKNSSNSSRLMELGLEQGLPSHLIADVNDLDPAWFEGIGSVGISSGASAPEVLVQGVVDWLKEKFGPVEVQNLVKLVENTKFNLPKALQD, from the coding sequence ATGAAAAAAATCGTTTTGGCTACGCCTCGTGGTTTTTGTGCCGGTGTGGATCGTGCTATTCATGTGGTCGAAAAGGCTATTGAAAAATTTGGTACGCCGATATATGTGCGCCATGAAATTGTTCATAACAAGTTTGTTGTGGATACTCTCAAGGGTAAAGGCGTTGTTTTTGTTGATGAACTCGACCAAGTACCGGAGGGATCCGTGGTGATTTTCTCGGCGCATGGTGTAGCTGAACATATTTATGAAGAGGCTAAAGCCCGTAATTTGCAGGTGCTCGATGCGAGTTGCCCGCTGGTGCTCAAGGTACATTTCAGCGCGAAACGCCATTACAATGCGGGGCGCCATATCATCTTGATTGGTCATGCTGGTCATGCTGAAGTGGAAGGTACGCTGGGGCAGCTTCCGGAAGGCGCAATTACGCTTATCAGGAACGAAAAGGATGCGGAAACAGTAGAAGTGCCTGCAGACAAGGAACTTGCCTATATCACGCAGACGACGCTTTCTGTGGCGGAAACGCGCAAGATTATTGAGGCGCTTAAGCGCCGCTTCCCGGAAATCATCGGACCGGAGGCGGGGGATCTCTGCTATGCGACGGGCAATCGCCAGGCGGCGGTTCTCGAACTGTGCTCTGTGGTCGACATGCTCTTGGTCGTTGGAGCCAAGAATTCCTCTAATTCTTCGCGTTTGATGGAGCTTGGACTGGAACAGGGACTCCCGAGCCATTTGATTGCGGACGTGAATGACCTTGATCCGGCATGGTTTGAAGGAATTGGTTCGGTCGGTATTTCGAGCGGTGCGAGCGCACCGGAAGTGCTAGTTCAGGGTGTCGTCGACTGGCTGAAAGAAAAATTTGGACCGGTTGAAGTGCAAAATCTTGTAAAATTAGTGGAAAATACGAAGTTTAACTTGCCAAAAGCATTGCAAGATTAA
- a CDS encoding ATP-binding cassette domain-containing protein produces the protein MEFKRFEALIEMFPQVQIFSTEGEDLDRVITHFLNQRENVSTMSEAMQRKIQQALAPFFQQRFISLHDAEAPLVRNLLLDKKFFLQTDRYIDDMAWPLTDPEKLGEALNIADLAEGILDRKLLSLSNGELRRVLLARMWMEKPEWVYFNDLFGGLDPEYRAHLAGCVADLAKRPGLKVVVRLAREDELLPEIPAFVYADKTFTQYAGELPKAAATPKFKKAELKDYEIVDLRRETKDERRECGNDNSGVILSDAPQGAQSKDPVNSSAEILFDLKHVNVRFGDTDVLKDLNWTVRKGEHWAVMGENGAGKSTLLGMLTADHPQIYNNDITLLGERPGHGLNIWDHKAKLGFFSPEMALQYREDLSLLDVLCTGFTPNLCRAENITWEEKAKAREWLTYLGFEDTSISIRKISPIDKRLVLMARAAIRPPKVLLLDEPTQGLKGEYREKLFHLLQLLSTETTIIMVSHYEEEWPPCMTHLLRMPKFSLN, from the coding sequence ATGGAATTCAAGCGCTTTGAAGCTTTGATCGAGATGTTTCCGCAGGTGCAGATTTTCAGCACCGAGGGCGAAGATCTTGACCGAGTCATTACTCATTTTTTGAATCAACGTGAAAATGTCTCCACGATGTCGGAGGCGATGCAACGTAAAATCCAGCAGGCGTTGGCCCCGTTCTTCCAGCAGCGTTTTATCAGCTTGCATGATGCGGAAGCTCCGCTGGTGCGTAACCTGCTTTTGGACAAGAAGTTCTTTTTGCAGACGGACCGCTACATTGACGATATGGCGTGGCCGCTGACCGATCCGGAAAAGCTTGGCGAGGCATTGAACATCGCTGACCTTGCCGAAGGAATTCTTGACCGCAAGCTGTTGAGCCTCTCGAACGGCGAACTGCGCCGAGTGCTCTTGGCCCGCATGTGGATGGAAAAGCCGGAATGGGTTTATTTCAATGACTTGTTCGGCGGGCTCGATCCGGAATATCGAGCGCATTTGGCTGGCTGTGTGGCTGACCTTGCAAAACGTCCGGGATTGAAAGTCGTGGTGCGCCTTGCTCGCGAAGATGAACTGCTCCCGGAAATTCCGGCGTTTGTTTATGCGGACAAAACGTTCACGCAGTATGCGGGTGAACTCCCGAAAGCCGCAGCAACCCCGAAGTTCAAAAAAGCCGAACTCAAGGATTACGAGATTGTCGATTTGAGACGAGAGACGAAAGACGAGAGACGAGAGTGCGGGAATGACAATAGCGGTGTCATCCTGAGCGATGCACCGCAAGGTGCGCAGTCGAAGGATCCAGTGAATTCTAGTGCCGAGATTCTTTTTGATCTTAAGCACGTGAATGTTCGCTTTGGCGATACGGATGTGCTCAAGGATTTGAACTGGACGGTTCGCAAGGGTGAACATTGGGCGGTGATGGGCGAGAACGGTGCCGGCAAGAGTACGCTCCTCGGCATGCTTACTGCAGACCATCCGCAGATTTACAATAACGATATTACGCTTCTCGGTGAACGCCCGGGGCATGGCCTCAACATCTGGGACCACAAGGCAAAACTCGGATTCTTCTCGCCGGAAATGGCTCTCCAGTATCGCGAAGATTTGAGCCTTCTGGATGTGCTTTGCACAGGATTTACACCGAACCTCTGCCGCGCTGAAAACATCACGTGGGAAGAAAAGGCAAAGGCTCGCGAATGGCTCACCTACTTGGGCTTTGAAGATACGTCGATTTCTATCCGCAAGATTTCGCCGATTGACAAGCGCCTGGTGCTGATGGCTCGTGCTGCAATCCGCCCGCCGAAAGTCCTTTTGCTTGACGAACCGACGCAAGGCCTCAAGGGCGAGTATCGCGAAAAGCTGTTCCACCTGTTGCAACTGCTTTCGACGGAAACGACAATCATCATGGTCAGCCATTACGAAGAGGAATGGCCACCTTGTATGACACACCTCCTTCGCATGCCGAAGTTTTCGCTGAATTAA
- a CDS encoding 3-deoxy-D-manno-octulosonic acid transferase, whose product MFKVFDIAREALGSVAKAAAKVPVIENKYHMNERLRGPWPKGPFLWMHGASLGECKMLLNLAKCLKEDLPNCPRLLLSTQKVEVVSFIKESGVDVVAHIAPVDAPATMKSFISSVKPMGLILAENELWPGYLSSMLRISTRPPVALVSGRFHHAVPGMDYAAIGFVSMQTGSDLSRFFSVSARASNSRMMIGGDWKLLPWVRLNKAVSAPENPTVDTVFVSMHIQEVSSLSRMVLSSIKRGESVVLMPRRLPEVEEFRQELSEQGIPLVDWPLVQKGAVSIVSEFGKTKEVLAVSRTAVIGGSFARGLGVHDFWEPLQSGVSTCVGPYAEGQKEAVATLVREGVIAQLQSAAEYSRRNKPDIRLVQTFLAHESAKISDSYQQLLEFLKNLLK is encoded by the coding sequence ATGTTTAAGGTATTTGACATTGCGCGTGAGGCTCTCGGATCTGTAGCCAAAGCTGCAGCCAAGGTGCCTGTTATAGAAAATAAGTACCATATGAACGAGCGCTTGCGCGGTCCGTGGCCTAAGGGACCTTTCCTTTGGATGCACGGCGCGAGTCTTGGTGAATGCAAGATGCTCTTGAATTTGGCGAAGTGCCTCAAGGAGGACTTGCCGAATTGCCCGCGTCTTTTGCTCTCGACGCAGAAGGTAGAGGTCGTTTCGTTTATTAAGGAATCGGGGGTGGATGTGGTCGCTCACATTGCGCCTGTGGATGCCCCTGCAACGATGAAGTCCTTTATTTCGTCTGTGAAGCCGATGGGGTTGATTCTTGCCGAAAATGAGCTTTGGCCGGGCTACCTCTCTTCGATGTTGCGTATTTCGACGAGACCGCCTGTAGCCCTTGTCTCTGGGCGCTTCCATCACGCGGTTCCGGGAATGGACTATGCCGCCATTGGCTTTGTGAGCATGCAAACGGGTTCGGACTTGTCGCGCTTCTTTAGCGTTTCTGCGCGAGCGAGTAATTCGCGGATGATGATTGGCGGTGATTGGAAACTTTTGCCGTGGGTGCGCTTGAACAAGGCTGTTTCTGCCCCTGAAAATCCGACGGTCGATACGGTGTTTGTCTCGATGCACATTCAGGAGGTGTCGAGCCTTAGCCGCATGGTTCTTTCTTCGATCAAGCGTGGAGAATCTGTGGTGCTGATGCCGCGTCGTTTGCCCGAAGTGGAAGAGTTCCGTCAGGAACTTAGTGAACAGGGAATTCCTCTTGTCGACTGGCCGCTGGTGCAGAAGGGCGCGGTTTCGATTGTGAGCGAGTTTGGCAAGACAAAAGAAGTTTTGGCGGTTTCTAGAACGGCTGTTATTGGTGGTTCGTTTGCGCGTGGACTTGGTGTTCACGATTTTTGGGAGCCGCTTCAGAGTGGTGTTTCTACGTGTGTTGGTCCGTATGCCGAGGGACAAAAAGAGGCGGTTGCAACGCTTGTACGTGAAGGCGTTATTGCCCAGTTGCAATCGGCTGCGGAATATTCTAGGCGCAATAAGCCGGATATCCGTTTGGTGCAGACGTTCCTGGCTCATGAAAGTGCGAAGATTAGTGATTCGTACCAGCAATTGCTTGAGTTCTTGAAAAATTTGTTAAAGTAA
- a CDS encoding esterase: MNHLSLKCAAMALAFAASAQAFTVTGKVSDESGKAIEKASVELLKNALKTTTDSKGEFKLFKEDSTIGIHAVRPMLGYVSVMNGVLSYSQSTNEPVRIQVFDAVGSRVLNETVYGTGTLDMQSIVKAQGSYFARVSVGSAKSNFRFTSNGNYGISFGEAVARGLKKEEAGDELRVIATDYDTLTVALSNLDTNVTLKLKKTVKQPEYAYGWGLKNDPVPTRGCGKDTKLDYKYRGDKPYIEFKWSKGSRTVRLDIPKNYDKNKPYKLIFGMQCMGGWAGGVQDEGYYGLKPLDTGNTAIFVAPEGNGNQAPWGQDDYTLFDELLAYLEGNFCIDSSRVFSTGFSYGSMFSNGLSWNHQDVLRAVAVYETAERNIWLPQRKKMGIGWMGVLGLQDNLCTPVMGRAARDIILELNSEGGKAKNERAQEYGGNGPHVCYDYTTVEERFPVRWCTQNGGHIWDHKDPGSNQSWVPKTTWDFFNKF, from the coding sequence ATGAATCATCTCAGTTTGAAGTGTGCTGCAATGGCGCTTGCTTTTGCGGCATCTGCACAGGCCTTTACCGTTACGGGTAAGGTTAGCGACGAAAGCGGCAAGGCTATCGAAAAAGCCTCCGTAGAACTTCTTAAAAACGCACTCAAGACAACGACCGATTCCAAGGGCGAATTCAAACTCTTCAAGGAAGATTCGACGATTGGCATCCATGCGGTACGTCCGATGCTCGGCTACGTGAGCGTAATGAACGGCGTTCTGTCTTATTCCCAGAGCACAAATGAACCGGTGCGCATTCAGGTTTTTGATGCTGTGGGTTCCCGCGTCTTGAACGAGACCGTTTATGGCACGGGCACGCTTGACATGCAGTCTATCGTGAAAGCCCAGGGCTCTTATTTTGCACGCGTGAGCGTCGGTAGCGCCAAAAGCAATTTCCGCTTTACATCCAATGGCAATTACGGGATTTCGTTTGGCGAAGCTGTAGCCCGCGGCCTCAAGAAAGAAGAGGCTGGCGATGAACTTCGCGTGATTGCAACGGATTATGATACGCTTACGGTTGCGCTCAGCAACTTGGACACAAACGTTACTCTCAAGCTCAAAAAGACGGTCAAGCAGCCGGAATACGCTTACGGTTGGGGCCTCAAGAACGATCCTGTGCCGACACGCGGTTGCGGCAAGGATACAAAGCTTGATTACAAGTATCGCGGTGACAAGCCGTATATCGAATTCAAGTGGAGCAAGGGTTCGCGTACCGTGCGTCTCGACATCCCGAAGAACTATGACAAGAATAAACCGTACAAACTTATTTTCGGCATGCAGTGCATGGGCGGCTGGGCCGGTGGCGTGCAGGATGAAGGCTACTATGGCCTGAAACCGCTCGATACGGGAAATACCGCTATCTTCGTCGCTCCGGAAGGCAATGGAAACCAGGCCCCGTGGGGTCAGGATGACTACACGCTCTTCGATGAACTCCTTGCTTACCTCGAAGGCAACTTCTGCATTGACTCTTCTCGCGTGTTCTCGACGGGCTTTAGCTATGGCTCCATGTTCAGTAACGGACTTTCCTGGAACCATCAGGATGTGCTCCGCGCGGTCGCCGTCTATGAAACTGCCGAACGCAACATTTGGCTCCCGCAGCGCAAAAAGATGGGCATTGGCTGGATGGGCGTGCTCGGCTTGCAGGATAACCTCTGCACTCCGGTCATGGGTCGCGCAGCTCGCGATATCATCTTGGAACTCAACTCCGAAGGTGGCAAGGCCAAGAACGAGCGTGCTCAGGAATACGGAGGCAACGGTCCGCACGTTTGCTATGACTACACAACTGTCGAAGAACGCTTCCCGGTTCGCTGGTGCACGCAGAATGGCGGCCACATCTGGGACCACAAGGATCCGGGTTCGAACCAGTCTTGGGTACCGAAGACTACTTGGGATTTCTTCAACAAGTTCTAA
- a CDS encoding PolC-type DNA polymerase III produces the protein MIALPPKFVAFDLETTGLVNRKDEIIEIGAVKFTVEVKNGRVVPKLISEFDTLVKPNMLIPAEATNVNHITDKMVENAPPVGEALKQFTAFCGPGSILLAHNANFDASFLRTAYEQNPQFTPGNPVVDSLAISKTIMPELANHKLGFMANMFMKRGEISMTIDEEKMHRSVYDCEMLMEVFVALLRRRLKEKEWEMGSIMQAMAKYKGVPQFIRK, from the coding sequence GTGATAGCACTACCACCAAAATTTGTCGCATTCGACTTAGAAACGACTGGTCTTGTCAACCGTAAAGACGAAATCATTGAAATCGGCGCCGTAAAGTTCACCGTAGAAGTGAAAAACGGACGCGTCGTACCGAAACTCATCTCGGAATTTGACACGCTCGTAAAGCCCAATATGCTCATCCCCGCCGAAGCCACAAACGTGAACCACATTACCGACAAGATGGTCGAAAACGCACCGCCCGTCGGAGAAGCCCTCAAGCAGTTCACCGCATTCTGCGGCCCTGGCTCCATCTTGCTCGCTCACAACGCAAACTTCGACGCCAGTTTCTTGCGCACCGCCTACGAGCAGAACCCGCAGTTCACGCCGGGCAACCCCGTCGTCGATAGCCTTGCTATTTCCAAGACCATCATGCCGGAACTCGCAAACCACAAGCTCGGTTTCATGGCAAATATGTTCATGAAGCGCGGTGAAATCTCAATGACCATCGATGAAGAAAAGATGCACCGTTCCGTGTACGACTGCGAAATGCTCATGGAAGTGTTCGTCGCCCTCCTCCGCCGCCGTCTCAAGGAGAAGGAATGGGAAATGGGCAGCATCATGCAGGCCATGGCGAAGTACAAAGGCGTCCCGCAGTTCATTAGAAAGTAG
- the rpmB gene encoding 50S ribosomal protein L28, whose amino-acid sequence MSRICEVTGKAGLVGNMVSHSNRKKLMKQLPNLQKKRFYIPEEDRWVTLRVSAAGLRTINKLGIQAVAQELGI is encoded by the coding sequence ATGAGCCGCATTTGTGAAGTTACCGGCAAGGCCGGTCTCGTGGGTAACATGGTTTCCCACTCTAACCGTAAGAAGTTGATGAAGCAGCTTCCGAACCTCCAGAAGAAGCGCTTCTACATTCCTGAAGAAGATCGTTGGGTCACGCTCCGCGTTAGCGCTGCTGGTCTCCGTACGATCAACAAGCTTGGTATCCAGGCTGTTGCTCAGGAACTCGGCATCTAA
- a CDS encoding DNA alkylation repair protein, with amino-acid sequence MLRFTQEISLALRSIANEEEAHEMSKKAREQFEFLGIRLVPRREVTYPIFDKYPPKDGDELVSRVEDMWAQPYREFQYAACDYLFRHRGLLGGQHLNFLKKLIKTRAWRDTVDTLASCVLGDLALRLPALRTKIASWIRDPNIWVRRSAIIFQVQYKDRTDWPLLRQFCLTCAKDDDYYIRNGIGRALSEYARINPTEVRRFVQDNTFAEQTAQEILRLI; translated from the coding sequence ATGCTTCGGTTTACACAAGAAATATCTCTCGCTTTGCGCTCTATCGCTAATGAAGAAGAAGCGCATGAAATGTCTAAGAAGGCTAGGGAGCAATTTGAATTTCTCGGAATCAGATTGGTTCCCCGTCGTGAAGTCACATATCCGATTTTCGACAAGTACCCGCCAAAGGACGGGGACGAACTCGTGTCGAGAGTCGAGGACATGTGGGCGCAGCCGTATAGGGAATTCCAGTACGCGGCCTGTGACTACCTGTTCCGTCATCGTGGGCTTCTCGGTGGTCAGCACCTTAATTTTTTGAAAAAACTCATCAAGACCAGAGCCTGGCGCGACACGGTCGATACCCTCGCTTCTTGCGTCTTGGGTGACTTGGCGCTCCGCCTGCCGGCGCTGCGTACGAAGATTGCCTCCTGGATCCGCGACCCGAACATCTGGGTTCGCCGTAGTGCAATCATCTTCCAGGTGCAGTACAAGGACCGCACGGACTGGCCGCTTTTGCGTCAGTTCTGTCTCACTTGCGCAAAGGACGACGACTACTACATCCGCAATGGCATTGGTCGTGCTCTTTCTGAGTATGCACGCATCAACCCGACGGAAGTGCGCCGTTTTGTTCAGGACAACACGTTTGCCGAACAGACCGCTCAAGAAATCCTGCGCCTCATTTAA
- a CDS encoding Mrp/NBP35 family ATP-binding protein, with product MQLNEQNILSALRAVQDPDLHKNIVELNFVQNLKIEGTKVSFDLKLTTPACPIRDRFKDQCITIVKSLGASEVEVTLTSSQGRVGDDNSAAKAPQNSHIGEVAHVVAVASGKGGVGKSTVTANLAMALSLSGARVGILDADIYGPSMGLMFGIDKAPEVFEDNTIAPVEAKGGISIVSMCMFADSDKATIWRGPMVSQMIQHFIHHVRWGKLDYLLVDFPPGTGDIQLTLTQNCPMAGAVVVTTPQQVALADCQKGIAMFDNVGVPVIGIVENMSYFICDECGKHHNIFPAGGGQKIAEKWGVPLIGKVPMEPAVADCGDSGTPAVLRYPNSESAKVFMDAAEKMVRTLSVFESEGDGVLKNFNYDFEQLPVEEV from the coding sequence ATGCAATTGAATGAGCAAAATATTTTAAGCGCCTTGCGTGCAGTCCAGGATCCGGACTTGCACAAGAATATTGTAGAACTAAACTTTGTTCAAAACCTGAAAATTGAAGGCACGAAGGTTTCCTTTGATTTGAAACTCACGACTCCGGCATGCCCGATTCGTGACCGCTTCAAGGATCAGTGCATTACCATTGTGAAAAGCCTTGGTGCCTCCGAAGTCGAAGTGACGCTCACTTCTTCGCAGGGCCGCGTGGGCGATGACAATTCTGCTGCTAAGGCTCCGCAAAATTCGCACATTGGCGAAGTGGCGCATGTGGTTGCTGTGGCTAGTGGCAAGGGTGGTGTCGGTAAATCGACCGTGACGGCGAACCTCGCCATGGCGCTTAGCCTTTCTGGCGCTCGCGTGGGTATTCTCGATGCTGACATTTACGGCCCTTCTATGGGTCTTATGTTCGGGATAGACAAGGCACCGGAAGTTTTCGAAGACAATACGATTGCACCTGTCGAAGCGAAGGGCGGCATCAGCATCGTCTCGATGTGCATGTTCGCGGATTCCGACAAGGCGACCATCTGGCGCGGACCGATGGTTTCGCAGATGATCCAGCACTTCATCCACCACGTGCGCTGGGGCAAGCTCGACTACCTCCTCGTAGACTTTCCTCCTGGAACGGGCGACATCCAGCTCACGCTTACGCAGAACTGCCCGATGGCAGGTGCAGTCGTCGTGACGACTCCGCAGCAGGTGGCTCTCGCTGACTGCCAGAAGGGTATTGCCATGTTCGATAACGTGGGCGTGCCGGTTATTGGCATTGTCGAGAACATGAGTTATTTCATTTGTGATGAGTGCGGCAAACACCACAATATTTTCCCTGCCGGTGGCGGTCAGAAAATTGCTGAAAAGTGGGGCGTGCCGCTTATCGGTAAGGTCCCGATGGAACCGGCTGTTGCCGACTGCGGTGACAGTGGCACTCCGGCGGTGCTCCGCTACCCGAACTCCGAATCGGCGAAAGTCTTTATGGATGCAGCCGAAAAAATGGTCCGCACGCTTTCTGTGTTTGAATCCGAAGGCGATGGAGTCCTTAAAAACTTCAATTACGATTTCGAACAGTTGCCTGTGGAGGAAGTATGA
- the crcB gene encoding fluoride efflux transporter CrcB, which translates to MNFLFVALGGALGSVLRYFMSLVIPKVAGFPWPTFVANILGCLCIGIFSGLFLKCDSLSPNLKLFLVTGFCGGFTTFSTFANENLALLQSGKIGMFIAYALASFVLGVAACAFGIYKL; encoded by the coding sequence ATGAATTTCTTATTCGTTGCTCTTGGCGGTGCTCTCGGTAGCGTGTTGCGCTACTTCATGTCGCTTGTGATTCCGAAGGTCGCCGGGTTCCCGTGGCCGACCTTTGTCGCAAACATCTTGGGCTGCCTTTGCATCGGGATTTTCTCGGGACTTTTCCTCAAGTGCGACTCCCTCTCGCCAAACCTCAAGCTTTTTTTGGTGACAGGCTTTTGCGGAGGCTTTACGACGTTCAGCACTTTTGCCAATGAAAACTTGGCGCTTTTGCAAAGCGGAAAAATCGGGATGTTCATAGCTTACGCGCTAGCAAGCTTTGTACTTGGCGTTGCCGCCTGCGCCTTCGGAATTTATAAATTATAA
- a CDS encoding radical SAM protein produces the protein MNSLLNKAIAQERLTPTEGLEILKNDPWTEVVEAADTVRKSKLPGNRVGYTAFRIVNYTNVCEVTCSFCSFCRPAKHPEAYILSLDEIRQKTIEAKAKGADQIFLQGGVNKEIPLSYYTDVLKMLTQELGVKVRGFSPVELVRIAEFNNIPLDELLDIFKDAGLSSVPGAGAEILSDRMRQILSPKKLPAQQWCDTLAACHKKGLPGSANIVIGSAETAEEVIEHLEYVRKTQDIAGGFKSFVVWTFQPQTDKFPIRHVRGDEYLKLLALSRLYLDNVPHIEVSLLGMGLSLGELGLHAGADDINSIVIEENVLKNHGLTTIEQAENFIKNAGFTPYRRSLNFD, from the coding sequence ATGAATTCCTTGTTAAACAAAGCTATCGCCCAAGAACGCCTCACTCCAACCGAAGGGCTCGAAATCCTGAAAAACGACCCGTGGACTGAAGTCGTCGAAGCAGCCGATACCGTACGTAAATCAAAACTCCCAGGTAACCGTGTCGGTTATACGGCATTCCGCATCGTTAACTACACGAATGTTTGCGAAGTGACTTGCAGTTTTTGCAGTTTTTGCCGCCCTGCAAAGCACCCTGAAGCGTACATTTTAAGTTTAGACGAAATCCGCCAAAAGACAATCGAAGCCAAAGCTAAAGGCGCCGACCAAATTTTTCTGCAAGGTGGCGTTAACAAGGAAATTCCGCTCAGCTATTACACCGACGTTCTCAAGATGCTCACACAAGAATTGGGCGTTAAGGTGCGCGGATTCTCGCCAGTTGAACTTGTCCGCATCGCGGAATTCAACAACATACCGCTCGACGAACTGCTTGACATTTTCAAGGATGCAGGCCTCAGTTCCGTTCCAGGCGCAGGCGCCGAGATTCTCTCCGACCGCATGCGTCAAATTCTGAGCCCCAAGAAGCTCCCCGCGCAGCAGTGGTGCGACACGCTTGCCGCCTGCCACAAAAAAGGCCTCCCCGGCAGCGCAAACATCGTCATCGGCAGCGCCGAAACCGCCGAAGAAGTCATAGAACATTTGGAATACGTGCGCAAAACGCAGGACATCGCGGGCGGATTCAAGAGCTTTGTCGTCTGGACGTTCCAGCCGCAGACCGACAAGTTCCCGATCCGTCACGTACGCGGCGACGAATACCTCAAGCTGCTCGCGCTCAGCCGCCTGTACCTCGACAACGTCCCGCACATTGAAGTTTCGCTGCTTGGCATGGGACTTTCGCTCGGTGAACTCGGGCTGCACGCTGGCGCCGATGACATCAACAGCATCGTCATCGAAGAGAATGTGCTTAAGAATCATGGGCTCACGACCATCGAACAAGCCGAAAATTTCATCAAAAACGCCGGCTTCACCCCCTACCGCCGATCCCTCAACTTTGATTAA